AATTCATGGAAGAATATCGTAGACTCAAAAAATGCAATTATAGAACTGCTTCACAAAACGTATGACGGGTTGAAAGGGGATGTTCAGCTGGATGAATTCAAAACGATTTTCATCATGAATTATATGGAAGGCAACGATTATATTGCTGAAACAATAGAAGACTTAAGAAAAGAAATTTTAATAATAACTTAAAAAATAACAGATAAATAATGATTCCAAATTTTAAAGCACATCCATGGCACGGAATTTCTGCAGGAGAAGATGCGCCAAATGTTGTAAACGTATTTGTGGAAATTGTTCCTTCAGATACTATTAAATATGAAGTAGATAAAGAAACAGGATATTTAAAGGTAGACAGGCCGCAGAAATTCTCTAACATTATCCCTGCTTTATATGGTTTTGTTCCAAGAACTTACTGCCACAATGAAGTTATGAAACTTGCTATAGAAGCTGGAGCTGATGATGTAACAATGGGAGATCATGACCCGCTTGATATCTGTGTTTTAAGTTCTCACAATATCCATGCAGGAGGTTTATTGATGGAAGCTATTCCAATCGGTGGTTTCAAAATGATTGATGGAGGTGAAGCAGATGATAAAATTGTTGCAGTAATGATTAATGACCACGCTTTCGGACATTTCAGAGATATTTCTGAATTACCAGAAGCTGAAGTAAAAAGATTAATGCACTATTTCCTTACGTATAAAAACCTACCGGATGAGCCTGCAAAATGCAGAATTCAGGAGGTATACGGAGCAGAGCACGCTAGAAAAGTAATCAAAGCTTCTCAGGCTGATTACGCTGAAAAATTCGGGGGATAAGATTTTCTTTCCAAACATAAAAAAAGCAGATGAATTTTCATCTGCTTTTTTATTTTCAGTATAGTCTTGAGGGATATTATAATGCTGGTAAAAGAGATTTAGTTTCTTTTATATACGGAAATTCCATCTTTTATTGTTTCCAGAACCTTAATACTTCTGAGATTTTCTGGGGCTATTGTCAAAGGATTCTGATCCAGAATAACAAAATCGGCTATTTTACCTGCTTTAATAGAACCTTTTGTATTTTCTTCCTGCAACTGATAGGCTCCGTTAATGGTAATGGCTTTTAAAGCTTCGATTGGAGAGATTCTTTCATTGGGACCTAAAATCATTCCTGACCGTGTCTTCCTGTTCACTGCTGCATATACTGCGGTAATCAGATCTGGT
This region of Chryseobacterium culicis genomic DNA includes:
- a CDS encoding inorganic pyrophosphatase, giving the protein MIPNFKAHPWHGISAGEDAPNVVNVFVEIVPSDTIKYEVDKETGYLKVDRPQKFSNIIPALYGFVPRTYCHNEVMKLAIEAGADDVTMGDHDPLDICVLSSHNIHAGGLLMEAIPIGGFKMIDGGEADDKIVAVMINDHAFGHFRDISELPEAEVKRLMHYFLTYKNLPDEPAKCRIQEVYGAEHARKVIKASQADYAEKFGG